In one Mycobacterium heckeshornense genomic region, the following are encoded:
- a CDS encoding adenylate/guanylate cyclase domain-containing protein, producing the protein MRQLAPSGAARLSIRYAGGLVLAHLVATGEVAVIAVALGGHAGGGAHVHVNARNTVAAILLVVLGAVAVGTGGVISIAPSLRWFVAGQEPTPDQRRAAMKLIRNQSAVLAATWAASGTIFALLNVHGGLTVVVSTALAVLFGGAAATGTGVLLTQRTVRPIIAAATHGFEGFVTAPGVLARLVGMWLLSSALPSVAIASLIFLRSLGWIIHKSASVEIPVLVLSIVAVLLGLRGTILVAKSISDPVREVVAAMAEVEHGRIGTMVDVYERSEIGRLQSGFNRMVSGLVERDRLRDLFGRHVGVDVARRAVEEEASLTGDVVDAAILFIDLVGSTPLAASHPPEEVAGLLNKFFQIVVEEVDQRQGSINKFEGDAALAIFGAPLRLDGAASAALATARALGARLRELPLVDFGIGVSAGPVFAGNIGAENRYEYTVIGDPVNESARLADLAKTSERRILCSDAAIARADPEECEHWVAKGSTVLRGRSDTTQVSAPADEGPG; encoded by the coding sequence GTGAGGCAGCTAGCTCCTAGTGGCGCGGCCAGGCTATCGATTCGATACGCGGGCGGGCTCGTATTGGCTCATCTTGTTGCCACCGGCGAGGTCGCGGTGATCGCGGTGGCTCTCGGCGGCCACGCCGGCGGTGGGGCACACGTTCACGTGAACGCGAGGAACACGGTAGCGGCCATTCTGCTGGTTGTGCTTGGTGCCGTCGCGGTCGGGACAGGCGGAGTCATATCGATCGCTCCGTCGCTGCGCTGGTTTGTTGCTGGGCAAGAGCCGACGCCCGACCAACGCCGTGCAGCGATGAAGCTCATCCGCAACCAGTCGGCGGTTCTCGCGGCGACGTGGGCGGCCAGCGGCACAATCTTTGCGCTACTGAACGTTCACGGCGGGCTCACGGTTGTCGTGTCGACCGCCTTGGCGGTGCTATTCGGTGGGGCTGCCGCGACGGGCACCGGCGTGCTGCTCACGCAGCGCACGGTGCGTCCGATCATTGCAGCTGCCACACACGGTTTCGAAGGCTTCGTCACCGCTCCAGGTGTGTTAGCACGGTTGGTCGGCATGTGGCTGCTGAGCAGTGCGCTTCCCAGCGTGGCGATAGCATCCCTGATCTTTCTGCGGTCACTTGGCTGGATCATCCACAAAAGCGCCTCGGTCGAGATTCCGGTACTGGTGCTCTCCATTGTCGCGGTGTTGCTGGGACTGCGGGGAACTATCTTGGTCGCCAAATCGATCTCGGATCCGGTTCGCGAAGTCGTGGCGGCAATGGCAGAAGTCGAACATGGCCGGATCGGCACAATGGTCGACGTCTACGAACGCTCCGAGATCGGCCGTCTACAAAGCGGGTTCAATCGGATGGTGTCCGGCCTTGTCGAACGTGACCGGCTTCGTGACCTGTTCGGCCGACACGTAGGAGTGGACGTCGCCCGTCGTGCGGTCGAAGAGGAAGCATCGCTGACCGGCGATGTTGTCGACGCGGCAATTCTCTTTATCGATTTGGTGGGCTCAACACCGTTGGCCGCTAGCCATCCGCCTGAGGAGGTTGCCGGACTGCTCAACAAGTTCTTCCAGATCGTTGTCGAGGAGGTAGATCAAAGGCAAGGATCGATCAACAAGTTCGAGGGAGACGCCGCGCTGGCCATCTTCGGGGCGCCGCTGCGACTGGATGGAGCGGCATCAGCGGCGTTGGCGACCGCACGCGCGCTGGGCGCTCGGCTGCGCGAATTACCCTTGGTGGACTTCGGCATCGGCGTTTCGGCAGGGCCCGTCTTTGCCGGCAATATCGGTGCTGAGAACCGCTACGAATACACCGTGATCGGTGACCCGGTCAACGAATCAGCGCGTCTCGCTGATCTCGCCAAGACTTCGGAGCGACGGATTCTGTGCTCCGATGCGGCGATAGCTCGCGCTGACCCGGAGGAATGCGAGCATTGGGTTGCCAAGGGCTCCACGGTGTTACGCGGCCGCTCGGATACCACGCAGGTCTCGGCACCGGCGGACGAAGGACCTGGCTAA
- a CDS encoding MCE family protein — translation MLSRFVRIQLAIFTVVGIIGVIAMVLFYIQVPTLLGIGKMTVTLELPATGGLYRFSNVTYRGVQVGKVTSVGLTASGAKATLSLNTSPKIPANLQADVRSISAVGEQYVDLRPRTDSPPYLRDGSVIPMSETTIPQAVGPLLEQVNALIKSVPKNKISQLLDESFQSFNGEAYDLGSLSDSASRISADANSVADRTRTLTEDSQPLLDSQARTTDSIRTWARSLAGISDVLVTDDSRIRTLLQNGPDAANEASRLLEQVKPTLPVLLANLTTIGQIAVTYHPSLEQLLVLLPTAVAIEQAAGPANHPDGFAEGDFALTIDDPPICTVGFLPPSQWRSPADTSDIDTPDNMYCKLPQDSPLSVRGARNYPCMDKPGKRAPTVEICKSDKPYMPLAMRQHTLGPYPLDPNLLSQGIPPDDRVTASDRLYAPTEGTPLPPGAIPRGTPAGPRGATPPPGTLGAAAPPQPSSGPPPAVIAPQSAEVPPIAPLDVPLPGELPAPPAPAPAPPPPEVSGGQPHAAPSSFGDKGSGPSVAIAKYDPRTGGYVGPDGRLYQQSDLAATTAPKKWQDLLPT, via the coding sequence ATGCTGTCTCGGTTCGTCCGAATCCAGCTGGCGATCTTCACCGTCGTCGGAATCATTGGTGTGATCGCGATGGTGCTGTTCTACATTCAGGTGCCAACGCTGCTCGGCATCGGAAAGATGACGGTCACCTTGGAGCTGCCGGCCACCGGTGGCCTGTACCGATTCTCCAACGTGACCTACCGTGGGGTTCAGGTCGGCAAGGTGACCTCGGTGGGGTTGACGGCCAGTGGCGCGAAAGCCACATTGTCGCTTAATACCTCACCCAAAATCCCGGCCAATCTGCAAGCCGACGTGCGCAGCATCTCAGCAGTCGGCGAACAGTACGTCGATTTGCGGCCGAGAACAGACTCCCCACCATACTTGCGCGACGGCTCGGTTATCCCAATGAGTGAGACCACGATTCCGCAAGCTGTCGGCCCTCTGCTCGAACAGGTCAACGCGTTGATCAAAAGCGTCCCCAAGAACAAGATCAGCCAACTGCTCGACGAGTCGTTCCAAAGCTTCAACGGGGAAGCCTACGATCTTGGGTCGCTGTCGGACTCGGCGTCACGAATCTCCGCCGATGCCAACAGTGTCGCCGACCGCACCCGAACCCTAACTGAAGACAGCCAGCCGCTGTTGGATTCGCAAGCACGCACCACCGATTCGATCAGAACGTGGGCACGCAGTCTGGCCGGGATTTCCGATGTTTTGGTAACCGACGACTCCCGGATTCGCACCCTGCTGCAAAACGGTCCCGATGCCGCCAACGAAGCGTCCCGGCTTCTCGAGCAGGTCAAACCCACATTGCCGGTGCTGTTGGCCAACCTCACCACCATCGGTCAGATCGCCGTCACCTACCACCCCTCGCTGGAGCAGCTGCTGGTGCTGCTGCCGACAGCGGTGGCGATTGAGCAAGCGGCCGGCCCTGCCAACCATCCGGATGGTTTCGCCGAGGGCGACTTTGCGCTCACCATCGACGACCCCCCTATCTGCACGGTCGGCTTCCTGCCGCCCAGCCAATGGCGCTCCCCGGCCGACACCAGCGACATCGACACACCCGACAACATGTATTGCAAGCTCCCGCAGGATTCACCGCTTTCAGTTCGCGGCGCACGTAACTATCCCTGCATGGACAAGCCCGGCAAGCGGGCACCCACGGTCGAAATCTGCAAGAGCGACAAGCCGTACATGCCGCTGGCGATGCGTCAGCACACGCTCGGTCCCTACCCGCTGGATCCCAATTTGCTTTCGCAGGGCATCCCGCCCGACGATCGGGTCACCGCCAGCGACCGGCTGTACGCCCCGACCGAGGGAACGCCGCTGCCGCCAGGAGCGATCCCTCGGGGAACGCCCGCCGGGCCGCGGGGTGCGACTCCACCACCGGGGACGCTCGGCGCGGCCGCTCCACCGCAGCCGTCGTCGGGACCTCCACCGGCGGTCATCGCGCCGCAGTCGGCTGAGGTTCCGCCCATTGCGCCACTGGACGTTCCATTGCCGGGTGAGTTGCCCGCGCCACCGGCCCCAGCCCCGGCCCCGCCACCGCCCGAGGTCAGCGGCGGGCAGCCCCACGCAGCGCCAAGCTCGTTCGGGGACAAGGGATCTGGACCGTCCGTGGCAATCGCAAAGTACGATCCGCGTACCGGGGGTTATGTGGGCCCGGACGGACGGCTGTACCAGCAGTCGGATCTCGCCGCGACCACCGCGCCGAAGAAATGGCAGGACCTGCTTCCGACCTGA
- a CDS encoding MCE family protein yields MRRTRRVVAATCCVVVSATGCAFHGLNSLPLPGTVGRGAGANIYHVELANVSTLESNSPVMIDDVVVGSVGRMTVKGWHADVEISVKRDVVVPANAVASVGQTSLLGSMHLELNPPLGQPGIGRLQPGATIPLNRASAYPSTEQTLSSLSVVVNGGGLGQIGEIVRNFTAALSGREGAVRDLINRLDKFVGTLDQQRDNIVASIQALNGLSATFAAQRDVLTRALRKVPPALEVLIRERPRLTTALDKLRVFSDTATGLINDTQADLVKNLKNLEPTIRALADVGPELDTAIAAATVFPFTQNFVDRAVRGDYFNLHVDLDLTIPRLKRGLLLGTHWGQLDAPEPPAPGEPFYLGYTLDPLHAGVRPPAPGPAPYGPAAPLPGPPPPGPQPATNAVPAGPATPPLNQSAPGGSPPTGPLLEGGG; encoded by the coding sequence ATGCGCCGGACGCGACGGGTGGTTGCCGCGACGTGTTGCGTCGTGGTGAGCGCAACCGGGTGCGCGTTCCACGGGCTGAACTCACTGCCGTTACCGGGCACGGTGGGGCGCGGAGCAGGCGCCAACATCTACCACGTCGAACTCGCGAACGTCAGTACGCTGGAGTCGAATTCGCCGGTCATGATCGACGACGTCGTCGTCGGCAGTGTCGGCCGGATGACGGTGAAGGGCTGGCACGCCGACGTCGAGATTTCGGTAAAGCGCGATGTCGTCGTCCCGGCGAATGCGGTGGCCAGCGTCGGTCAAACCAGTCTGCTGGGGTCGATGCATCTCGAGCTCAACCCGCCACTTGGGCAGCCGGGGATCGGGCGGCTGCAGCCGGGGGCCACCATCCCGCTTAATCGGGCGTCGGCGTATCCGTCGACAGAGCAAACTCTTTCGTCGCTTTCGGTTGTGGTCAACGGTGGCGGACTCGGGCAGATCGGTGAGATCGTCCGCAATTTCACCGCCGCCCTATCCGGGCGTGAGGGTGCTGTCCGCGATCTGATCAATCGGCTTGACAAGTTTGTCGGCACGCTGGACCAGCAGCGCGACAATATCGTCGCGTCCATCCAGGCGTTGAATGGGCTTTCCGCCACCTTTGCCGCACAACGTGACGTCCTGACCCGCGCGCTGCGCAAGGTTCCGCCTGCGTTGGAGGTGCTGATCAGAGAACGACCACGCTTGACAACCGCGTTGGACAAACTCCGCGTCTTCAGCGACACCGCTACCGGGCTGATCAACGACACCCAGGCCGATTTGGTCAAGAACCTCAAGAACTTGGAGCCGACCATCCGCGCGCTTGCCGACGTGGGTCCCGAGCTCGACACCGCGATCGCGGCGGCGACGGTCTTCCCGTTCACGCAGAACTTCGTCGACCGAGCCGTTCGAGGCGACTACTTCAACCTGCATGTCGACTTGGACCTGACTATTCCGCGGCTCAAACGGGGGTTACTGTTGGGCACCCACTGGGGGCAACTGGACGCGCCGGAGCCGCCCGCCCCGGGGGAACCGTTTTACTTGGGCTACACACTCGATCCGCTGCATGCCGGCGTCAGACCACCGGCGCCCGGCCCTGCGCCGTACGGTCCGGCGGCACCGTTACCCGGCCCACCGCCGCCGGGTCCCCAGCCGGCCACCAATGCGGTGCCAGCCGGGCCGGCGACACCACCCCTAAACCAAAGCGCGCCGGGCGGTTCGCCGCCGACGGGCCCGCTGCTGGAGGGGGGCGGATAG
- a CDS encoding MCE family protein has protein sequence MRGSMRLTLVKFGVFAVVMAVLTAFLFFIFGQYRTGATTGYSAIFSDASRLKSGDSVRVAGIRVGTVNSVSLRPDKKVVVKFDADRGIVLTEGTKAAVRYLNLVGDRYLELVDGPGSTKRLPAGGVIPADRTAPALDLDLLLGGLKPVIQGLNARDVNALSTALLQVFQGEGATLESLFSKTASFSNTLADNDQTIQQLIDNLNTVVATLAKDGKKFSGAIDRLERLVTGLSDDRDTIGAAIDSLSKGTASLADLLVSARPPLAGTVEQLSRLAPLLDQDRDRLEAALQKAPKNYRKLSRLGVFGATIPYYICALRIRGTDLNGQTVIAPWFRSNAPRCEEP, from the coding sequence ATGAGAGGCTCAATGCGCCTGACGCTGGTCAAGTTCGGTGTGTTTGCGGTCGTGATGGCGGTGCTGACCGCGTTTTTGTTCTTCATCTTCGGCCAGTACCGCACCGGCGCGACGACAGGGTATTCGGCGATATTCAGCGATGCATCGCGCCTGAAATCCGGGGATTCGGTGCGGGTCGCCGGAATCCGCGTGGGCACGGTCAACAGCGTCTCGCTGCGCCCCGACAAGAAGGTCGTGGTGAAATTCGACGCCGACCGGGGCATCGTGCTCACCGAGGGCACCAAAGCGGCCGTTCGTTATCTGAATCTGGTCGGTGATCGCTACCTTGAGCTCGTCGACGGCCCGGGCTCGACCAAGCGGTTGCCGGCCGGGGGAGTAATTCCCGCGGACCGCACCGCGCCCGCGCTTGATCTTGATTTGCTGCTGGGCGGACTGAAACCCGTTATCCAGGGCTTGAACGCGCGTGATGTCAACGCGCTCTCGACAGCGCTGCTGCAGGTGTTCCAGGGCGAGGGCGCTACCCTGGAGTCGCTGTTCTCCAAGACCGCGTCGTTCTCGAACACCCTGGCGGACAACGACCAAACCATCCAGCAGCTGATCGACAACCTGAACACCGTGGTGGCCACCCTCGCCAAAGACGGCAAAAAGTTCTCGGGCGCGATCGATCGCCTGGAGCGGCTGGTCACGGGTCTGTCGGACGACCGCGACACCATCGGAGCCGCCATCGACTCGCTGAGCAAGGGGACCGCGTCATTGGCCGATCTGCTGGTGAGCGCCAGGCCGCCGTTGGCCGGCACCGTTGAGCAGCTGAGTCGGTTGGCTCCGCTGCTGGATCAGGACCGGGACCGCCTGGAAGCCGCACTACAAAAGGCGCCGAAAAACTACCGTAAATTGTCGCGGCTCGGCGTTTTCGGCGCCACCATCCCGTACTACATCTGCGCTCTGCGGATCCGGGGCACCGACCTGAATGGCCAAACGGTGATAGCGCCCTGGTTCAGGTCCAATGCGCCGAGGTGCGAGGAACCCTGA
- a CDS encoding SDR family NAD(P)-dependent oxidoreductase has protein sequence MTRTIVITGASDGIGAAAARRLSHAGEHVVVIGRSETKTTAVAAELGADCFVADFADLTQVRALAQQLRSRYSRIDVLANNAGGMTTRIEFTGDGYEKTFQVNYLAPFLLTTQLVDLLVESRASVINTSSASQKLLGRVTIEDLHNTHRYRPSKVYALTKLAIILFTKELHRRYHDAGLSAAAFHPGYVDTNFGPASGSRILALMRHTPTRVFTATPDQGATQLVELATATPGVHWKSGEYYSRNKIAKPHRAANDAVLARELWDRSLAVVAT, from the coding sequence GTGACTAGAACGATCGTTATCACGGGCGCCAGCGACGGCATTGGTGCCGCGGCCGCTCGTCGCTTGTCTCACGCAGGTGAACACGTTGTCGTGATCGGACGCTCGGAAACCAAGACCACAGCCGTGGCCGCCGAACTGGGCGCCGACTGCTTCGTCGCCGACTTTGCCGACCTGACTCAAGTGCGGGCATTGGCGCAGCAATTGCGCTCTCGCTATTCGCGCATCGATGTATTGGCCAACAATGCCGGCGGCATGACAACCAGAATCGAGTTTACCGGCGACGGCTACGAGAAGACCTTCCAAGTGAACTATCTGGCGCCGTTTCTGCTCACCACGCAACTCGTCGATCTCTTGGTCGAGTCCCGGGCCTCGGTCATAAACACCTCCAGCGCGTCGCAGAAGTTGCTCGGCAGAGTGACAATCGAGGATCTGCACAACACGCATCGCTACCGTCCCAGCAAGGTGTACGCGCTTACGAAGCTGGCAATCATATTGTTTACCAAGGAATTACACCGTCGGTATCACGATGCCGGGCTGTCGGCTGCGGCTTTCCACCCCGGATATGTCGACACGAACTTCGGGCCTGCATCTGGATCGCGGATCCTGGCTCTCATGCGCCACACACCGACAAGGGTGTTCACTGCGACGCCGGATCAAGGTGCCACTCAGCTCGTCGAGTTGGCCACCGCCACACCCGGTGTCCACTGGAAATCGGGAGAGTATTACTCCAGGAACAAAATCGCGAAACCGCATCGTGCGGCCAACGATGCAGTGCTGGCCCGCGAACTGTGGGATCGCAGCCTGGCCGTCGTTGCCACTTAG
- a CDS encoding MCE family protein, translated as MLKYRGASLIKAGFIGAVLIVLVILVGLSPERLVSWATAVRYQALFTEAGGLAVGNTVTVSGIKVGTVTGVSLRNGDALVTFTMKGNVPLGSDTTAHIRTGTLLGERVLTLESAGQKTMHPMEVIPVSRTSSPYSLTQAVSDLTTYAAETDTQTLNQSLDTLSATLDQIAPQLGPTFEAVTRLSRSLNGRNKTLGDLLKSAADVTGILSERSQQVNQLILNADDLLHVLVARRQEIVQLLANTSAVAKQLSGLVHDNESKLAPTLQKLNSVTAMLERNRDNISKALPGLKKFQLTVGESVSSMYAYSAFVPNFLVPQLFQPFLDYLWGFRTFDTTRGPGFPSPVPRSLVPWPYNGIPPCEGCTLGGRIGGSQ; from the coding sequence ATGCTGAAATATCGCGGAGCGAGCCTCATCAAGGCGGGATTCATCGGCGCAGTGTTGATCGTGCTGGTCATCTTGGTCGGCCTCTCGCCCGAGCGGCTGGTGTCGTGGGCCACGGCGGTCCGATATCAGGCGCTGTTCACCGAGGCCGGAGGGCTGGCGGTAGGCAACACCGTTACGGTGTCGGGCATCAAGGTTGGCACCGTGACGGGTGTGTCCTTGCGTAACGGCGATGCTTTGGTGACCTTCACCATGAAGGGCAATGTGCCGCTCGGCTCGGACACCACCGCCCACATCAGAACCGGCACGCTGCTGGGCGAACGGGTGCTGACCCTGGAATCGGCCGGCCAGAAAACGATGCACCCGATGGAGGTCATCCCGGTCTCGCGCACGTCCTCGCCGTACTCGTTGACGCAGGCGGTCAGCGATCTGACCACCTACGCCGCGGAAACCGACACGCAAACGCTCAATCAGTCGCTGGATACCCTGTCGGCGACCCTCGACCAGATCGCGCCGCAACTCGGCCCCACCTTTGAAGCGGTGACCCGGTTGTCGCGAAGCCTGAACGGTCGCAACAAAACCCTGGGCGATCTGCTCAAGAGTGCCGCCGACGTCACCGGAATCCTTTCCGAACGCAGCCAGCAGGTCAACCAGCTCATCCTCAACGCCGACGATCTGCTCCACGTTCTGGTGGCGCGTCGACAAGAAATCGTCCAATTGCTGGCCAACACCTCGGCGGTGGCCAAGCAGCTCTCGGGATTGGTGCACGACAACGAAAGCAAACTGGCACCAACGCTGCAGAAACTGAATTCGGTCACCGCGATGCTGGAAAGGAACCGCGACAACATCTCTAAGGCCCTGCCGGGGCTCAAGAAATTCCAGCTGACGGTGGGCGAGTCCGTCTCCAGCATGTACGCCTATTCGGCGTTCGTCCCGAACTTCCTTGTCCCGCAACTTTTCCAGCCATTCCTCGATTACCTGTGGGGGTTCCGCACCTTCGACACCACGCGCGGCCCGGGCTTCCCCTCACCGGTACCGCGGTCGCTGGTGCCGTGGCCCTACAACGGCATTCCGCCGTGTGAAGGCTGCACGTTGGGTGGGCGGATCGGAGGCTCACAATGA
- a CDS encoding MCE family protein — MIPPNRLAAVLAAGLAGLLVAGVAVVVLHTFLRPKTITAYFTTATAIYPGDEVRVSGVRVGTIKSIQPQGTTAKMTMHVDRDVPIPANAKAVIVAQNLVAARYVQLTPAYRDSGPTMPDGAVIPVERTAVPVEWDEVKTQLMRLATELGPNSKVSTPSVARFIDSAANALQDNGDKLRQTLAQLSGVGRILANGSGNIVDIIKNLQTFVTALRDSNVQIVQFNNRLATLTSVVNDSKSELDAALTDLSTAVGEVQRFIAETRDQTSEQIQRLANVTQVLVDQHMDLENILHAAPNALGNFFNDYNADTGTIVGGFGIMDFANPVASGLLLPLPIPGCSQVGSIGNITAVESAKLCSLFIGPGLRLLNFNNLPFPINIFLQKSPDPNNIIYSEQRLAPGGEGPKPGPPEQPPAVSAYTGLPGDPVGPPGAVPPARIPGAAMPLPPAPSTPMESPPPPPPPALPSMLLPAEGPQS; from the coding sequence ATGATCCCGCCCAACCGGCTCGCTGCTGTGCTCGCGGCCGGTCTTGCGGGCCTACTGGTCGCCGGCGTCGCTGTGGTCGTCCTTCACACATTCTTGCGCCCGAAGACCATTACCGCCTATTTCACGACGGCCACGGCGATCTACCCGGGTGACGAAGTGCGAGTCTCGGGAGTAAGGGTCGGCACGATCAAATCGATTCAACCGCAAGGCACCACGGCCAAGATGACCATGCACGTCGACCGCGACGTGCCCATCCCGGCAAACGCGAAAGCCGTCATCGTCGCGCAGAATCTGGTAGCCGCCCGCTACGTCCAACTCACTCCTGCCTACCGCGATAGCGGCCCGACGATGCCCGATGGTGCGGTAATACCTGTCGAGCGGACGGCGGTGCCCGTGGAATGGGATGAGGTTAAAACCCAATTAATGCGGCTGGCAACGGAATTGGGTCCTAACAGCAAGGTGTCGACACCATCGGTAGCCCGATTCATCGATAGCGCCGCCAACGCTCTTCAGGACAACGGCGACAAGCTGCGCCAAACGTTGGCTCAATTATCCGGTGTCGGCAGGATTCTGGCAAACGGCAGCGGCAACATCGTTGACATCATCAAAAATCTGCAGACCTTCGTCACCGCGCTGCGGGACAGCAACGTCCAGATCGTCCAGTTCAACAACCGTCTGGCCACGCTGACCAGCGTGGTCAACGACAGCAAATCCGAGCTGGATGCCGCGCTGACCGATTTGTCGACGGCGGTGGGCGAAGTGCAGCGGTTCATCGCCGAAACCCGCGACCAAACCAGCGAGCAGATTCAGCGGTTGGCCAACGTCACCCAGGTCCTGGTTGATCAGCACATGGATCTGGAAAACATCCTGCACGCAGCACCTAATGCGCTGGGCAACTTTTTCAACGACTACAACGCCGACACCGGAACCATCGTCGGCGGATTCGGCATCATGGATTTCGCCAATCCGGTGGCATCGGGGTTGCTTCTTCCGTTGCCCATTCCCGGCTGCTCGCAGGTAGGTTCCATCGGGAACATCACCGCGGTCGAGTCGGCCAAGCTGTGCTCGTTGTTCATCGGTCCTGGGTTGCGGCTGCTCAACTTCAACAATCTGCCCTTCCCCATCAACATCTTCCTGCAAAAGTCGCCAGACCCGAACAACATCATCTACAGCGAACAGCGTCTGGCGCCCGGCGGCGAGGGGCCGAAACCCGGTCCGCCCGAGCAACCGCCCGCGGTATCGGCGTACACCGGGCTGCCGGGCGATCCGGTGGGGCCACCGGGAGCCGTCCCGCCGGCGCGGATACCCGGAGCGGCGATGCCGCTGCCGCCGGCACCTTCGACACCAATGGAATCGCCGCCACCGCCACCCCCACCGGCCTTGCCGAGCATGCTGCTTCCCGCCGAAGGGCCGCAATCATGA
- a CDS encoding MCE family protein: MNHTGIRALAGLATVVVILGIIGVAVNLFQGGFTETVPVTVLAPRAGLVMNPDAKVKMRGVQVGKVDSIEPRANGQAVLHLAIDPSQLHFIPANVLVDITSSTVFGAKFVDLVPPAEPSAQRLRPGQVLDSKHVMVEVNTVFEHLTAVLSKIEPAKLNETLGALAKALSGRGEKIGQALSDLDSFLVKYDSSLPALSRDIAMSPKVFNAYADAAPNLVKTVDNASTISQSIVDEQKNLDALLISSIGLAEIGNDVLSTNRKPLTTVLHLLVPTTDLTNEYNKALWCGFAGLIPLAHNQPLAEPSINITASLTWGGERYRYPTNLPKVAATGGPQCNGLPRLPFNTHPKLLVTDIGANPAQYGNQQLLINSDLLKQLLYGPIAGPPRNPQQIGQPG, from the coding sequence ATGAACCACACCGGGATACGTGCACTAGCGGGCCTAGCGACAGTTGTGGTGATTCTCGGCATAATCGGGGTGGCCGTGAACTTATTCCAGGGCGGCTTCACCGAAACCGTCCCGGTAACCGTGTTGGCTCCGCGCGCCGGGCTGGTGATGAATCCCGATGCCAAGGTCAAGATGCGCGGTGTGCAGGTGGGCAAGGTGGACTCCATTGAACCCCGGGCGAACGGTCAAGCCGTCCTTCACCTTGCGATAGATCCGTCGCAGCTGCATTTCATACCGGCCAATGTGCTCGTCGACATCACCTCGTCGACGGTGTTCGGCGCCAAGTTCGTCGATTTGGTGCCGCCGGCCGAGCCCTCAGCGCAGCGGCTGCGTCCCGGTCAGGTTCTCGACAGCAAGCACGTCATGGTGGAAGTCAACACGGTGTTCGAGCACCTGACCGCGGTGCTGTCCAAGATCGAGCCGGCCAAACTCAACGAGACCCTGGGAGCTCTGGCGAAGGCACTCAGCGGCCGGGGTGAAAAGATCGGTCAGGCGCTCAGCGACCTGGATTCCTTTCTCGTCAAATATGATTCAAGCCTGCCCGCGCTGAGCCGCGATATCGCGATGTCGCCAAAGGTGTTCAACGCCTATGCCGATGCGGCGCCGAACCTGGTGAAGACCGTCGACAATGCGTCAACAATCAGCCAGTCAATTGTCGATGAGCAGAAGAACCTCGACGCGTTACTGATCAGCTCGATCGGGCTGGCCGAGATCGGCAACGACGTGCTGAGCACCAACCGCAAGCCGCTGACAACCGTGCTGCATCTGCTGGTCCCGACCACCGACCTGACCAACGAGTACAACAAGGCGCTGTGGTGCGGCTTCGCCGGACTCATACCGCTGGCGCATAACCAGCCGTTGGCGGAGCCGAGCATCAACATCACGGCGAGTCTCACCTGGGGCGGCGAACGGTATCGGTATCCGACAAACCTGCCCAAGGTGGCCGCGACCGGCGGTCCGCAATGCAACGGCCTGCCGCGGCTGCCCTTCAACACCCACCCGAAACTCCTGGTTACCGACATCGGGGCCAACCCGGCGCAGTACGGCAACCAGCAGCTGCTGATCAACTCCGATCTTCTCAAGCAGCTGCTCTACGGGCCGATCGCCGGCCCGCCGCGCAACCCACAACAGATCGGGCAACCCGGATGA